From Paenibacillus sp. FSL H8-0537:
ACGAGATATCGACAAATTCACTATGATACCGCCTGCAGTCTAAAATGAACTCGCTCAACAGGAATAGCTCGCTGCCTGAATTTTGCAGCACCCGCCACATGATTGGCGTTCTGTCTGTGCCATCCGCCGCTTGCGGATACGTGCCGAAAGTAAGGAGTGCGCCGGGCTCTGCGTTCCGAAATGGCGTGCAAGCCAAATCAACATTTTCCACGAGGATCTTCTCCATTCGTTTTAACTAACGTAATAGCTCAAATCGTTCTACTGAAATAGAGGAGCACCCAAGGAGTAGCCGACGATCATCAGCAACAGTATCGTAATGTGGTTGAGCGAGAATATGAACATCGAACGCGCCCACTTTTCCTCTGGCTTCCGCCGATATCCGTCGACGCTCAGGATCAGCCAGATCAAGCTCAGCAGCGCATTCGCCGCAGCGATATAAGGATTAAAGGACCAGAACAAGAAGCTGCAAAGGAACAACGCAACCAGATATACGTTCATCTGCACGTACGTTCTCCGAATACCCTTGACGACCGGCAGCATCGGGATGTTAGCCGCCCGGTATTCCTCCATACGACGAATTCCAATGGCATAAAAATGCGGCATTTGCCAAATCACCATTAACAGGAACAACGCCATTGCGCCAGGGTGAAAAATGTCAGGTGAAATCGCGGCCCAGCCGATCAGCGGAGGCATCGCACCCGACAAGCTTCCCACCTCCGTATTATAGATCGTTCTGCGCTTCGTCCACATGGTATAAGGCACGACATAGAGGAATAATCCCAGAAAGCCGCAGTAAGCTGCGAGCGGAGAAGAAATATACAAGGCGACAAGTCCACCTGTGGCGATCCAGATTCCCATGATCAGCCCGCTCCAGAGGTCAACAACTCCTGATACAGTCGGCCTATTTTTCGTCCGTTCCATAATGGCGTCGATATCACGATCATATAAATTATTGAAGATGCCAGCCGCTCCAATCACCAAGGCAGATCCGATCAAAGCGAGCACAATGTTGCCGATCTTATCGAAGAAAGATAACTGATGAACGTACAGCGCCATGCTAAGCCCTGCGACCATCGCAATGAGGTTCGACTTAATAATGCCAAACTTTATCGTTTCAAAGAGCACCTTCGTAATGGAGGTGGGTATTCGTTCAATACTCGTTGTATTGCTTTGTATCAACATGAGAATAACACTCCCTGTATCTGATTTCACTGCTATAGGTCTTTTCTATAGGTCTTTTCTATAGGTCACCTCTATAGGTTACCATAAAGCATCACTTATTTGCTGCTACTTAATTAACCCTCATGATTCTGTCAAAAATCCTTGTCGCTTTCGTGAACAACCCGTTTGCGGGTTCGAGACAGCATGGTCAGCATCTATTATTTATCAATATTATCCGCATGAAAAAACAACCCATCCTCTGTCGAGATTGGGCTGCTGATACTCGAATAACAGATTCAAAA
This genomic window contains:
- the cyoE gene encoding heme o synthase, which encodes MLIQSNTTSIERIPTSITKVLFETIKFGIIKSNLIAMVAGLSMALYVHQLSFFDKIGNIVLALIGSALVIGAAGIFNNLYDRDIDAIMERTKNRPTVSGVVDLWSGLIMGIWIATGGLVALYISSPLAAYCGFLGLFLYVVPYTMWTKRRTIYNTEVGSLSGAMPPLIGWAAISPDIFHPGAMALFLLMVIWQMPHFYAIGIRRMEEYRAANIPMLPVVKGIRRTYVQMNVYLVALFLCSFLFWSFNPYIAAANALLSLIWLILSVDGYRRKPEEKWARSMFIFSLNHITILLLMIVGYSLGAPLFQ